The following are from one region of the Chiloscyllium punctatum isolate Juve2018m chromosome 24, sChiPun1.3, whole genome shotgun sequence genome:
- the LOC140494682 gene encoding phospholipid hydroperoxide glutathione peroxidase GPX4-like isoform X1 yields the protein MRMLHRTPSAQVRLSASEKSKLTMISCTQRFIKRAFLVSLATCKEKARTRAMSAQPEDWSKATSVYQFTITDIDGKEVNLEEYKGLVCIFVNVASKUGKTSVNYTQLVELDSKYAEKGLRILAFPCNQFGKQEPGDEKQIKAFANTYNVKFGMSSKIDVNGDNAHPLWKWMKEQPKGKGLLGNAIKWNFTKFLIDREGQVVKRYSPMDDPVCSEGQKRPAEQEHWQRDKTK from the exons ATGCGCATGCTCCACAGGACTCCTTCCGCGCAGGTCAGACTGTCGGCAAGTGAGAAATCAAAATT GACGATGATCAGTTGTACTCAGCGATTTATAAAGCGAGCGTTTTTGGTGAGTCTAGCAACGTGCAAGGAGAAGGCAAGGACAAGAGCAATG AGTGCGcaaccagaagactggagtaaGGCCACATCTGTTTATCAGTTTACAATCACGGACATAGATGGCAAAGAGGTGAATCTGGAAGAATACAA ggGACTTGTCTGCATTTTTGTAAATGTGGCCTCCAAATGAGGAAAGACTTCCGTAAACTACACTCAGCTTGTTGAACTGGATAGTAAATATGCTGAGAAAGGTTTACGGATTTTGGCTTTCCCCTGCAATCAGTTTGGTAAGCAG GAACCTGGAGATGAGAAACAAATAAAAGCATTTGCAAATACATACAATGTAAAGTTTGGCATGTCCAGCAAAATTGATGTCAATGGGGATAACGCCCACCCTTTGTGGAAATGGATGAAGGAGCAGCCAAAAGGGAAAGGACTCCTTGGAAA TGCCATTAAGTGGAACTTCACAAAG TTTTTGATTGACCGTGAAGGTCAAGTTGTCAAGAGATATTCCCCCATGGATGACCCTGTG TGCAGTGAGGGTCAAAAGAGACCAGCAGAGCAAGAGCATTGGCAGAGAGACAAAACCAAGTAA
- the LOC140494682 gene encoding phospholipid hydroperoxide glutathione peroxidase-like isoform X2, translating into MRMLHRTPSAQVRLSASEKSKLTMISCTQRFIKRAFLVSLATCKEKARTRAMSAQPEDWSKATSVYQFTITDIDGKEVNLEEYKGLVCIFVNVASKUGKTSVNYTQLVELDSKYAEKGLRILAFPCNQFGKQEPGDEKQIKAFANTYNVKFGMSSKIDVNGDNAHPLWKWMKEQPKGKGLLGNAIKWNFTKFLIDREGQVVKRYSPMDDPVVIEKDLLKYL; encoded by the exons ATGCGCATGCTCCACAGGACTCCTTCCGCGCAGGTCAGACTGTCGGCAAGTGAGAAATCAAAATT GACGATGATCAGTTGTACTCAGCGATTTATAAAGCGAGCGTTTTTGGTGAGTCTAGCAACGTGCAAGGAGAAGGCAAGGACAAGAGCAATG AGTGCGcaaccagaagactggagtaaGGCCACATCTGTTTATCAGTTTACAATCACGGACATAGATGGCAAAGAGGTGAATCTGGAAGAATACAA ggGACTTGTCTGCATTTTTGTAAATGTGGCCTCCAAATGAGGAAAGACTTCCGTAAACTACACTCAGCTTGTTGAACTGGATAGTAAATATGCTGAGAAAGGTTTACGGATTTTGGCTTTCCCCTGCAATCAGTTTGGTAAGCAG GAACCTGGAGATGAGAAACAAATAAAAGCATTTGCAAATACATACAATGTAAAGTTTGGCATGTCCAGCAAAATTGATGTCAATGGGGATAACGCCCACCCTTTGTGGAAATGGATGAAGGAGCAGCCAAAAGGGAAAGGACTCCTTGGAAA TGCCATTAAGTGGAACTTCACAAAG TTTTTGATTGACCGTGAAGGTCAAGTTGTCAAGAGATATTCCCCCATGGATGACCCTGTG